One Oryza sativa Japonica Group chromosome 8, ASM3414082v1 DNA window includes the following coding sequences:
- the LOC136351425 gene encoding uncharacterized protein, with protein sequence MVKTRNDPRDSNDASGSEEQTDGAHVSGASGSRSSPPPENPTVTQMMTMMMQQMQQHYHQMLQQAQQNQQFGPPPSHVSKLLDFLCIQPPTFSNTTNPMEANDWLRAIEKKLNLLQCNDQEKVAFATHQLQGPASAWWDNYVATRLDATEVTWAEFCQSFRKAQIPEGIMAQQKREFRALQQGTMSVTEYLHEFNRLARYAPEDVRTDAEKQEKFLFGLDDELTNQLISGVYEDFEKLVDKAIRQEEQRNKMDRKRKAAQISFPQGNNQKPRFMTGQLGGPSTLIVCQHRPYHPSNFDNDYNGGRHNNSKQHNHNSTPPPLMAPAQSDPPAVSVQSEQPKKGAVGKPGPCFNCGKHGHFAGKCPKLNRTGPRFIQARANHVSAEEAQAAPEVVLGTFPVNSYPATVLFDSGASHSFISKRFAGTHGLSVVELKIPMQVHTPGNDMRTAHYCPSVTIEIKRSPFLSNLILLESKDLDVILGMDWLTRNKGVIDCASRTITLTNDKGEKITFRSPASQKSVASLNQAAIEGQTETVEKSPRKLEDIPIVQEYPEVFPEDLTTMPPKREIEFRIDLAPGTAPIYKRPYRMAANELAEVKKQQDLEHLNLGIVEHGYVAALEARPTLVDQVRAAQRVKAEHQRPAGLLQPLQIPEWKWEEIGMDFITGLPRTSSGHDSIWVVVDRLTKVAHFIPVHTTYTGKRLAELYLSRIMCLHGVPKKIVSDQGSQFTSKFWQKLQEELGTRLNFSTAYHPQTDGQTERVNQILEDMLRACALDFGGAWDKSLPYAEFSYNNSYQSSLQMAPFEALYGRKCRTPLFWDQTGERQLFGTEVLTEAEEKVRTVRERLRIAQSRQKSYADNRRRELTFEAGDYVYLRVTPLRGVHRFQTKGKLAPRFVGPYRILERRGEVAYQLELPSNMVGIHDVFHVSQLKKCLRVPEEQASSEHIDIQEDLTYVEMPICILETSERRTRNKAIKFCKVQWSHHSEEEATWEREDELKAAHPSVTKKYQHGAHVHRVMRDCERVAGDGGNGWHQESDEVGNEVPRGTAYRGVQLGWRMRAQAGQSRWRSTSPWWQSLVHWHPQWRRHEGQAKAVLASTS encoded by the exons atggtgaagacaaggaatgatccccgtgactccaacgacgccagtggcagcgaagagcagacCGATGGAGCTCATGTCAGTGGTGCATCTGGCAGCAGATCATCTCCACCGCCCGAAAACCCAACAGTCACTcaaatgatgacaatgatgatgcaacagatgcagcaacattaccatcagatgttgcagcaggcgcaacagaaccagcagtttggtcctccaccatcacacgtgtccaaactgttagacttTCTCTGTATCCAGCCACCCACTTTCTCAaacaccaccaacccaatggaggccaacgactggctccgtgctattgagaagaagctgaacctactgcaatgcaacgaccaagagaaagttgcttttgctacacaccagttgcaaggtcccgcttctgccTGGTGGGATAACTACGTGGCGACCCGTCTAGATGCAACGGAGGTTACTTGGGCAGAGTTTTGTCAAAGTTTCAGGAAGGCACAGATTCCTGAAGGGATTATGGCACaacagaagagagagttccgtgcgCTCCAACAAGGAACCATGTCAGTTACAGAGtacttgcatgagttcaaccgccttgCACGCTATGCTCCTGAGGACGTGCGCACCGATgctgagaagcaggagaagtttttatTTGGGCTCGAcgatgaattgaccaaccagcTAATCTCCGGAgtttatgaggactttgagaagcttgtggacaaggctattcgtcaggaagaGCAACGCAACAAAATGGACCGAAAAAGAAAGGCAGCTCAGATCAGCTTTCCTCAGGGGAACAATCAGAAGCCTCGCTTCATGACGGGACAGCTAGGTGGGCCTTCCACCCTGATCGTCTGTCAGCACCGTCCCTATCACCCGAGTAACTTCGACAACGACTACAACGGTGGCAGGCACAACAACAGTAAGCAGCACAACCACAACTCGACTCCACCCCCACTAATGGCACCAGCTCAGTCAGATCCGCCAGCTGTGTCAGTTCAGTCAGAACAACCCAAGAAGGGGGCTGTAGGAAAGCCAGgaccctgcttcaactgtggcaagcACGGCCACTTTGCTGGCAAGTGTCCGAAGCTGAATCGCACTGGACCCAGGTTCATCCAGGCCCGCGCCAATCATGTGTCTGCAGAGGAAGCAcaggcagcaccagaggtcgtgttgggcacgtttccagtgaactcatatccagcaacagttctctttgattcaggtgcctcgcattctttcatttccaaaAGATTTGCTGGGACACATGGATTATCGGTAGTGGAACTTAAAATACCGATGCAGGTTCATACCCCTGGAAATGATATGAGGACAGCACACTACTGCCCCTCGGTGACTATAGAGATCAAAAGATCACCGTTTCtatccaacctcatccttctcgaatctAAAGACCTGGATGTCattcttggaatggattggttgaccagAAACAAGGGAGTGATTGACTGCGCAAGCCGCACCATCACCCTAACCAACGACAAAGGGGAGAAGATCACCTTCCGTTCCCCAGCGTCGCAGAAGTCCGTAGCGAGTCTGAATCAGGCTGCTATTGAGGGTCAGACAGAAACAGTGGAGAAAAGTCCCAggaagttggaggatattcctatagtacaagagtatcctgaggtgttcccagaagacctcactacaatgccaccgaagagagaAATCGAGTTCCGAATTGATCTGGCACCCGGGactgctccaatttacaagaggccgtacagaatggcagctaatgagctagcagaggtcaagaagcag CAAGATCTTGAGCACCTAAATTTGGGCATCGTGGAACACGGGTACGttgctgccctagaggcacggcctacgctcgtggatcaagtcagagcagctcag cgagtcaaagcagaacatcagaggcccgcaggactgctacaaccccttcagatcccggaatggaaatgggaagaaatcggaatggatttcataacaGGTTTGCCCAGAACATCGTCAGggcacgattcaatctgggtggtcgtggatcgactcaccaaagtTGCTCATTTTATTCCAGTACACACTACCTATACTGGGAAAAGGTTGGCAGAGCTTTATCTttcaagaatcatgtgtttgcatggggtacctaagaagattgtatctgatcAAGGAAgtcaattcacttcaaagttttggcagaaactgcaagaagaattggggactcgtttgaatttcagcacggcttatcatccacaaacagatggtcagaccgagcgagtaaatcaaatcttggaagatatgttgagagcttgtgcacttgactttggtggagcctGGGATAAAAGTCTACCGTATGCggaattctcttacaacaacagctatcagtccagtttgcaaatggcaccgtttgaagcattGTACGGACGAAAGTGCCGCACACCACTTTTCTGGGATCAAACAGGTGAGCGCCAACTGTTTGGGACAGAAGTGTTAACCGAAGCAGAGGAGAAAGTCAGGACCGTCAGGGAAAGACTGCGAATCGCCCAGTCTCGGCAAAAGAGTTATGCTGATAACCGCCGAAGAGAGCTTACTTTcgaagcaggggattatgtgtaccttcgtgtcactccgcttcggggagtacaccgcttccaaaccaaaggcaaattggcaccacgctttgtgggaccatacaggatcttggaacgcagaggtgaagtcgcttaccagcttgagctccCATCTAATATGGTTGGAATCCACGATGTGTTTCATGTATCtcaattgaagaagtgtttgAGGGTACCTGAGGAACAAGCTAGCTCAGAGCACATTGACATCCAGGAAGATCTGACTTATGTGGAGATGCCGATTTGTATCCTCGAGACTagtgagagaaggaccagaaacaaggCGATCAAGTTTTGcaaagttcagtggagccaccactcggaagaagaagccacctgggaaagagaagatgaattgaaggccgctcatcc tagtgttactaagaaataccaacatggCGCTCATGTCCACCGCGTCATGCGCGATTGCGAACGTGTGGCCGGTGACGGCGGCAACGGTTGGCATCAGGAGAGCGACGAGGTCGGCAACGAGGTCCCGAGGGGCACCGCCTATAGAGGCGTGCAGCTCGGCTGGCGCATGCGCGCCCAGGCAGGCCAAAGCCGTTGGAGAAGCACTTCTCCATGGTGGCAATCGCTGGTGCACTGGCACCCACAGTGGCGCAGACATGAGGGCCAGGCCAAGGCAGTGCTCGCCAGCACCAGTTAG